A section of the Anabaena cylindrica PCC 7122 genome encodes:
- the dmeF gene encoding CDF family Co(II)/Ni(II) efflux transporter DmeF, whose amino-acid sequence MHIHTLEEWQHSHNFSIDQNHAERNTKIVMLLTALTMVAEILAGTTFGSMALLADGWHMSTHVAAFGITIFAYQYARSHANNPKYTFGTGKVSVLGGFASAVALAVIAFVMGLESLGRFFQPQTIQFNEAIGVAVIGLVVNIASAFLLQDDHHHAHEHDHDHHDHHDHNLRAAYIHVLADALTSVFAIIALFAGKFLGWVWMDAVMGFVGAAVIGKWSYGLVRDTGAILLDGAIDKQTKLAIVNAIEEDADNRVTDLHIWYVSQHHLAATISLVTHYPQTPEFYKNLLKDIPSLAHVSVEVNHCHGEPCVEIQAV is encoded by the coding sequence ATGCACATTCATACTCTTGAAGAATGGCAGCATTCTCATAATTTTTCTATTGACCAAAATCATGCAGAGAGAAACACCAAAATAGTGATGCTGCTGACAGCATTAACGATGGTGGCTGAGATTTTAGCTGGAACTACGTTTGGTTCAATGGCTTTGCTTGCTGATGGTTGGCATATGTCAACCCATGTTGCTGCCTTTGGAATTACGATTTTTGCCTATCAATATGCGCGGAGTCACGCAAACAACCCTAAATATACTTTTGGAACTGGAAAGGTTAGTGTACTTGGAGGTTTTGCAAGTGCGGTTGCACTGGCTGTCATCGCTTTTGTGATGGGACTTGAGTCGCTGGGGCGTTTTTTTCAGCCTCAAACTATTCAGTTTAATGAAGCAATTGGTGTTGCTGTGATTGGGTTAGTTGTTAATATAGCCAGTGCTTTTTTGTTGCAAGATGATCATCACCATGCACATGAACATGATCACGATCATCATGACCACCATGATCATAATCTTCGTGCTGCTTATATTCATGTTTTAGCAGATGCACTAACTTCTGTTTTTGCCATTATTGCTTTATTTGCTGGTAAGTTTCTGGGTTGGGTTTGGATGGATGCAGTAATGGGATTTGTTGGTGCAGCTGTGATTGGAAAATGGTCTTATGGTTTGGTGCGTGACACTGGTGCAATTTTGCTAGATGGAGCAATTGATAAACAAACAAAGTTAGCTATTGTCAATGCTATTGAAGAAGACGCTGATAATCGGGTTACAGATTTGCATATTTGGTATGTGAGTCAGCATCATTTGGCCGCTACAATTTCGCTAGTTACTCATTACCCGCAAACACCAGAATTTTATAAAAACTTACTTAAAGATATTCCATCTCTAGCTCATGTATCTGTGGAAGTTAATCACTGCCACGGGGAACCTTGTGTAGAGATACAAGCCGTTTAA
- a CDS encoding type II toxin-antitoxin system PemK/MazF family toxin: MRRGEVYDARLEMTEGSEQGGTRPVIIVSRDVINLSSPVVLAVPCTTYQDGKRVYPTQVLILAPDGGLRKDSIAMADQVRVLSKTRFLRLRGVLSPVVMAHLAQALVIALDLPSLEED, translated from the coding sequence ATGAGAAGGGGTGAAGTGTATGATGCGCGTCTAGAAATGACAGAAGGTTCAGAACAGGGAGGAACTCGCCCCGTAATTATAGTCAGTCGTGACGTGATTAATCTATCTAGCCCAGTGGTTTTAGCAGTACCATGTACCACTTATCAAGACGGCAAGAGAGTTTACCCTACTCAAGTTTTAATTTTAGCACCTGATGGCGGATTGAGGAAAGATTCAATTGCCATGGCAGATCAGGTGCGAGTGTTGTCTAAAACCCGTTTTTTACGTCTCAGAGGGGTGCTTTCTCCGGTGGTAATGGCACATTTGGCACAGGCTTTAGTGATTGCCTTAGATTTACCAAGTTTGGAGGAAGATTAA
- a CDS encoding ribbon-helix-helix domain-containing protein, whose protein sequence is MKAETIRTTLTIPKELLEATDKAVLEGKAKSRNDFVVQALKRELAAQKRAEIDAALAEMAKDPDYQAEVLKMEIEFAPAQWEALQLGESPR, encoded by the coding sequence ATGAAAGCAGAAACCATTCGCACGACGTTAACAATCCCAAAAGAACTGCTAGAAGCTACAGATAAAGCGGTACTAGAGGGAAAAGCCAAAAGTAGGAATGATTTTGTGGTGCAGGCTTTGAAGCGGGAATTAGCAGCACAAAAAAGAGCCGAAATTGATGCTGCTTTGGCAGAAATGGCGAAAGACCCTGATTATCAAGCAGAAGTCTTAAAAATGGAGATAGAATTTGCACCAGCGCAATGGGAGGCGTTGCAGCTAGGGGAATCGCCAAGATGA
- a CDS encoding glycoside hydrolase family 15 protein, with the protein MKTSTALQTRLDLYYQQIKTIILARQNPITGLLPASTAITAHGDYTDAWVRDNVYSILAVWGLALAYRKLDNDDGRTYELQHSVVKLMRGLLFAMMRQAHKVETFKHTQSLLDGLHAKYNTATGDIVVGDDEWGHLQLDATSIFLLMLAQMTAGGLSIIYTLDEVNFVQNLVYYIGRAYRTPDFGIWERGNKINHGSAELNASSVGMAKAALEAINGLNLFGIHGSQTSVIHVLPDEIARARITLESLLPRESGSKEVDAALLSIISYPAFAVEDVQLYERTFNKIITKLAGKYGCKRFLRDGHQTVLEDTQRLHYEPGELKQFENIECEWPLFFTYLVLDGLFRGEQEQVKKYQALLESLLIDSDEMWLLPELYYVPAENVEAEKLNPQTQPRLPNENVPLVWAQSLYFLGQMLSEGLIAVGELDPLGRHLCINKKREALIQIALLAEDEELQAKLEVHGIETQTPTQVEPIQVRKAGDLSHIFTQIGRNDKLGLTGRPVRRLRSLTTSRIFRICGETVVFLPSFLDSQQFYLTLDYHFLVDQLKSELAYIQKYWNDLGRPTLTLMLTHTMLEIGSAALLELMQELKDGVCNGVQVKLGRINQLMLTAGIQTIDFIPDEEFSQSVVKNASIRCYYLAHHPGKNWRLGHTQEFQMECETNLRSLLVHLRSSENIYEQIELLQTLKRLQGLEFDTGYGGPGRPVKVGDLLDEIYTKAGDLGLWAVVRRAAGLRQMVDIGLSDAVTSIVVRGKQIAVGRAYSEASLMVVPMSHHEIAEKINNFCREDIRDRVLTQEILIYLGVLIKSEPELFQGLLTLRVGYLILLITSEIAQELRVTQDEAYDYLMQLSPFEVKIRLHKVLTGYTGVSGLLRQQESLHVKQKESDIAWVVLPAISEEIAVSPENWRRFRQAEGAINRVPKDFFKQVWLLMQHCKGLVIGDKLERRNRLDSEVMLSEMTAGERNFALLVEHLLNKIEAPEYRQVNTEALMELAAIVANNPSLQIEEYIVLDVLIGHAVRLAWLENHPHRNNNYDEDKGLAWPHFYNTSPQDCANYILKAFRFLIEFGEDA; encoded by the coding sequence ATGAAAACATCCACAGCATTGCAAACTCGTCTCGATCTATACTACCAGCAAATTAAGACGATTATTCTTGCTCGCCAAAATCCCATCACAGGTTTGCTTCCTGCAAGTACAGCAATTACTGCTCATGGTGATTATACTGATGCTTGGGTAAGAGATAATGTCTACAGCATTTTAGCCGTTTGGGGTTTAGCACTGGCATACCGTAAACTAGACAACGACGATGGACGCACCTACGAACTCCAGCACAGTGTTGTCAAGTTGATGCGTGGTTTGCTATTTGCAATGATGCGCCAAGCACATAAAGTAGAAACATTTAAACATACCCAATCTCTACTAGATGGACTGCACGCTAAATACAACACTGCTACTGGTGACATTGTAGTTGGTGATGATGAATGGGGACATTTACAACTTGATGCTACATCAATATTTTTACTGATGTTGGCACAAATGACCGCTGGGGGATTATCAATTATTTATACACTTGATGAAGTTAATTTTGTCCAAAATTTAGTTTACTATATTGGTCGAGCTTACCGCACTCCAGACTTTGGCATTTGGGAAAGAGGAAATAAAATTAATCATGGTAGTGCGGAATTAAATGCTAGTTCTGTAGGCATGGCTAAAGCAGCTTTAGAAGCTATTAATGGACTAAATTTATTTGGTATACATGGAAGTCAAACTTCAGTAATTCATGTATTACCAGATGAAATTGCTAGAGCCAGAATTACCTTGGAATCTTTATTACCGAGAGAATCAGGTTCAAAAGAAGTTGATGCAGCACTGTTGAGTATTATTAGTTATCCTGCTTTTGCTGTGGAAGATGTGCAATTGTATGAACGAACTTTTAATAAAATTATTACCAAACTGGCAGGTAAATACGGCTGTAAACGTTTTCTCCGCGATGGACATCAAACTGTTTTAGAAGATACCCAACGCTTACATTACGAACCTGGGGAATTAAAGCAATTTGAAAATATTGAATGTGAATGGCCTTTGTTTTTTACTTATTTGGTTCTTGATGGATTATTTCGGGGTGAACAAGAACAAGTTAAAAAATATCAAGCTTTATTAGAATCATTACTTATAGACAGTGATGAAATGTGGCTATTGCCAGAACTTTATTATGTTCCTGCTGAAAACGTCGAAGCAGAAAAATTAAACCCACAAACTCAACCCCGTTTACCTAATGAAAATGTCCCCTTAGTGTGGGCGCAAAGTTTATATTTTCTCGGTCAAATGTTGAGTGAAGGATTAATAGCTGTAGGAGAACTTGATCCTTTAGGTAGACATTTATGTATAAATAAAAAACGTGAAGCGTTAATTCAAATTGCCTTATTAGCAGAAGATGAAGAATTACAAGCAAAGCTAGAAGTTCACGGTATTGAAACCCAAACTCCTACCCAAGTTGAACCAATTCAAGTTAGAAAAGCTGGGGATCTTTCCCATATTTTTACGCAAATTGGTCGTAATGATAAACTTGGTTTAACTGGTCGTCCGGTAAGACGTTTGCGGAGTTTAACGACATCAAGAATTTTTAGAATTTGTGGGGAAACAGTTGTATTTTTGCCGTCTTTTTTAGATTCTCAGCAATTTTATTTAACACTGGATTACCATTTTTTGGTAGATCAACTTAAAAGTGAATTAGCTTATATTCAGAAATATTGGAATGATTTAGGTCGTCCGACTCTGACTTTGATGTTAACTCACACCATGTTAGAAATTGGTTCGGCAGCATTATTAGAACTAATGCAAGAGCTTAAAGATGGTGTTTGTAACGGTGTCCAGGTAAAATTAGGTCGAATCAATCAATTGATGCTCACAGCAGGTATCCAAACAATTGATTTTATTCCAGATGAAGAATTTTCTCAATCAGTGGTTAAAAATGCTAGTATCCGCTGCTATTATCTAGCTCATCATCCTGGAAAAAATTGGCGCTTAGGACATACCCAAGAATTCCAAATGGAATGTGAAACTAACTTGAGATCATTGTTAGTGCATTTGCGTTCGTCAGAAAATATTTATGAACAAATTGAGTTATTACAAACTTTAAAACGGTTACAGGGTTTAGAATTTGATACGGGATATGGTGGCCCTGGACGACCTGTAAAGGTGGGAGATTTGTTGGATGAGATTTACACTAAAGCCGGTGATTTAGGTCTGTGGGCAGTGGTGCGACGGGCTGCGGGTTTACGCCAAATGGTGGATATTGGCTTATCTGATGCGGTGACAAGTATAGTGGTACGAGGTAAGCAAATTGCAGTGGGTAGGGCTTACAGTGAGGCTTCCCTGATGGTTGTACCCATGTCTCACCATGAAATTGCAGAAAAAATAAATAACTTCTGTCGTGAGGATATCCGCGATCGCGTTTTGACGCAAGAGATTTTGATTTATCTGGGTGTATTAATTAAATCAGAGCCGGAATTATTTCAAGGACTACTCACCCTCAGAGTCGGTTATCTAATTCTCTTAATCACCAGCGAAATAGCTCAAGAATTGCGCGTTACTCAAGATGAAGCTTATGATTACTTAATGCAGCTCTCACCTTTTGAAGTAAAAATTCGCCTGCATAAAGTACTAACCGGATATACTGGTGTGAGTGGTTTATTGCGTCAACAAGAATCATTACACGTCAAGCAAAAAGAAAGTGATATTGCTTGGGTAGTGTTACCCGCAATTAGCGAAGAAATCGCAGTTTCTCCAGAAAATTGGCGCAGATTTCGCCAAGCAGAAGGCGCAATCAACCGTGTTCCTAAAGACTTTTTTAAACAAGTTTGGCTATTAATGCAACATTGCAAAGGTCTAGTAATTGGCGATAAATTAGAACGGCGCAATCGTTTAGATAGCGAAGTGATGTTGTCAGAAATGACAGCAGGAGAAAGAAATTTTGCTTTGCTAGTTGAGCATTTACTCAATAAAATTGAAGCTCCAGAATATCGCCAAGTTAATACAGAAGCATTGATGGAGTTAGCTGCAATAGTCGCTAATAACCCCAGCTTGCAAATTGAAGAATATATAGTTTTAGATGTATTGATAGGTCATGCAGTGCGGTTAGCGTGGTTGGAGAATCATCCGCATCGGAATAACAATTATGATGAAGATAAAGGTTTGGCATGGCCACATTTTTACAACACTTCTCCTCAAGATTGCGCTAATTATATTTTGAAGGCGTTTAGGTTCTTGATAGAGTTTGGAGAAGATGCGTGA